The following is a genomic window from Daphnia magna isolate NIES linkage group LG4, ASM2063170v1.1, whole genome shotgun sequence.
CTGTAAGCCGTCAGCAAGATGAGCATTCCACCTTTAGCATCTTGTCCGCTTTTGTACTTGACAGTCAACTTGTACGAACTGCTGACTGTCGGGAAGGATGTCAAGTTTGTTCGGACGTTCCAGACTTCGTTGCTCAAATCGCCGTAATCCAGCAACAGGACGGACTCCGTGCTGGTGTTCTGGATAGGATTGATCACTTGCATGCCAATAACGTTACGTTGGTCCGTCTGGATAATCAGAGTGGATTCAATTTCCTGGCCTTTCAGACGACTGGTTTTCAGATAACGCGGATCATCGGGAAATAGTTCCATAGTGCCTTGTGTCTCCGGAATCGGGATGAATTTGTTGGCCTTCAAAATACCCAGCCAGCCGACCATTTCACGTAATTCCTGGCGGGCAATCATCGGATTGTAATGAATGCCTGACTCTACATTGTCTTCGATGTGGCACTCGGCCAGCTGGAGACCCAAACTGCGCAGGCTGACACCGTGTCCACGATTCTGGGAAATGTGGCTGTTCTTCAAGCTAGGAATCCGTTCCGGATAGTAAATGTCTGAATACATGATACCCAAACCATCGTGATCGTTACCGACCAATCGAAGACGATCGAGAACGTGATGATGAAAATCGATGCGAACAGCTGGCTGGAACGAATGGGTGGCATAATCAAATAGCCCAGCGCGTTCGACTGTGGCTGAGCGAAGGACAGATTTCTTGGCCGTCATGCCGAAACGCAATCCAGCCCACGAGACGTCATGGCAGCGCAAACCAACATCCATGTCGTGCCCGCAATAATTCTCCGTTTGATTGACAGTCGGTCGATGGAAACACGATCGAACGTCCGTGTCGAGTGAGGAACAGTCAACGTGACTCATCAAGACGGGATCTTCCAGTCCCACAGATGACTGCAGGTGGATAGGTTCAATAAACCAATCACGAGGGTTGAGGACGAGGCCCATCTGGTGGCAAACCACAGCGGCCGATTGCCTTGTCCATCCTTCGTTGCACACAGTGCCCCAACGATCACCGACTTTCACTTGAAGTCTCCCTTCTCTAATGGTAGCGCCTCCTACCAGCCGGACACCAACTTCCACTGTGGTATTTTCTCGGATAGTGCGATCCATCAAGGAGAACGTGATAGTTCCATCAGGCGAAGTGGACCCTTCGGCGACCAATTCACCACCAATCATCATGCCCATCGAGTGTTCGAAGCGGAGGGTAACCCCAAAAGCCACTGTCAGACGGCCCGTCGGATGGATGACAATGTCACGAATGACGTGATACACACCAGGATCAATCAGCTCTTCTTGTCCGGTTACTTCGCCACCGATTTCCCGGCTGCCTGGAGTCACAAAAGTGGGGACAAAGTCTTGGATGTTTGACACAGCGTCCGTGTCGAAATTCGTGTCGTGAAGAAGGAACGGCTTGAAAGCTACACGAGCCAAATTGTATCGATCCTTGCGGTCGAAAAGGCGGTAATAGATATCCCGCTCTACTTTAGCGCCCAGCCAATTCCGGACGGCAGAAATTTCGAGTTGTTGGTCTTCTAATTGTGATCCGATCTCGTAATTGGAATCGGGATTGTCTATCATGTTGCGAGTGACATTGACGTTGCTGGAACCGACGACCACGACTGCAGCTACACGGGAACGCGGATGAAGTCCAACAGAACTGAACGGCTGCCGGATGCTATTCCGCTTCATCCAATTGCGCGTGAAAAACAGTTTTTGCGCATCGCCCGCATATTGGGAAAGACCCAAATTAGCGACAAACAAGCCGGAATTAAATTCGAAACGGTTATTGGCAACGAGGATATCGCTGGATAACGATTCGAGTTCCAAGGCGTCCGGATTGCGGATGAGAAGGCAACCTTGTTTTTGATGACGGAAGAGATTGTGTTCTACTATCGCCGTCATGGAAACAGCTGGCGCTAAAACTAATCCCAGCCGCTGATTGTGATGGAACTGATTATGTCCGACGTTGATTTGCCGCACAGGTGAGGAAGGCTTCCAGCAAGACAAGATCTCTAGCGCGTCCCACTGACTCTGATTGAAAATGTTGCCGCTTACATTGACGCTTCCGGCCGTGCAAAAGTTGCCTACCAAGACGGACGTCCATTGATTCGCCGAAATCATGTTATAGGCGATGATGAATTCTTGATTGAGGGCCAGCTTCGGAGAACTCTGATTAAACCAGGCAACAATTCCATGTCCTTTATTGGATTCTATGAGGGAGTAGGAGACGTTGACGCGACCTCCGGAGTAGGTCATGTTGATACCGTCACCCAAATTGTATCCAACGAAACTGGAAGTGACATTGACATCACCTGCGCCGTCCAGCAATTGCACGCCAGCCATACGATTTTCTCTGAGCGTTGAACCCTGAACGTGCAAAAGTGACCGGATGTTCTCGGCCAAGATGCCTCTAGCGCCATTGTTTGTCACGACTGAATTGGTCAAATTGAGATCGTAGCTCTTGCTGAAACCCGACGTTAATTCCATTTGAAGGACAGTCCGGCTGGAAGCTCGGGCTGTGTACAAGATCCAAATGGCGTTGCGGGTGGTCGTGACACTTTGTGGACGGGTGCTGTTGGTGACTTTGAACTTGGCGATAAGCGGAGAACGAGAATCCGGTCCGTCATGAACGACCACTTCGGCCATTGTATCTGCTTTGTCGGCCATCAGGTAGACGAAATGAAGCGTCAAAACCTGACCGAAGGTGGTAGTGAATCGCTTTTCGCACCTGGCATTAGCGATGCTTTCGTGATAGCTTTCAGCTAAGATGGGCAGCGGATAAACCGGATTGGATGTGCTGGCGGATGTGCAAAGATCGTGGGTACCAACCACGGCATCGCCGGACTGATCGCCTGGTCGAGTGTCGTGAAAGACGTACTTGACACCTTCCTGGCCGTTGTCCGAGATGGTGCAAGCGTCTAGTAGGACGGAACCGCTGGACGTGTTGACGTAAATTCCGTAACCTGCGTTGCCCGTCACGGTGGCTCCGCGCATCACTACAGGAGAATCGGGTGACGTCACATTGACGCCGTTGAAAGCCGATCCTTCCACTcgaattttttctatttgagGGGCCACACCGACGCTCTCCAGAGAAGAAACGGCCTTGCCGCTCCGATCAACACCCGCATTTAAAATATCCACGTAATGCAAATAAGATTCAGACATCtgtaaattttcattttgagaaagaaaaaattattatttcgAATTTCGTGGGTAGATTTCCGGTACGTAAATGTCTGCTATTATCTTATCTTAAAGatagtttttaaattgctTTTATCTCGTTGGAGATAACCAGACGCACAACTGAAGCCTTCATTAACGAAAACGACAccctttctttgttttgtttttaaaaataaggaaagaaaaaagctgaCCCTCAATTTAAGTAAATACAATAGATTATGAAAGTGACGGTAAAACACGACCGGAAATCAAAATTGCTGGCGCGCGTTCTGcggtttccctttttttttttctcgttgaaggaaaaataatgataataattgAACATGTTTATTGACGGCTTATATTCACCTTGACGTAGAGGGTGTTGCCCTGTGTCAGATCCTTCTTGTGTCGAGCGTGTTCGAAGCGGATGCCTCGCCAACGGGTACCAACGAAACCCGATTCCGCCGAGTAGTTACCTGAGCACTCCATCCCCAAATCCGGATGGTAATCTACCgtttttttcaacaaacaaggaaaccaaagaaaaatgcaaaaacatCGCCATTAGTATCAaaaacatttcctttttctgacgttaagaaagaaaaaaacatttttatggTTGTCACTGTTAACGGATAAGTCTGGAAAGAAGGGCAGGAAGggtattttgttatttctcaCGACTTTTGTTAGGCTCCGTCAGTCACGATTTTCTTGCTCTCCCTCATTTCTTCCGGAAATGGCGTGTCACGTGACACAACACGTACCGCAAACGATAGATATGCCCTATTACGGCAGTGATTTcatccgccatttttttgGGTTACGTTCCAAAGAGGGCGGtggtttttcgttttttcaaATGACAATCTCATAACCACTAaaccaccaaaaaaaaatagggacgCATGCGGACCAGGGGATTTATTGATGAGACGTCGGTACATGTTTATGTCAGGCCCCTGGACAGGATGTGATCGTCTACCGAGCGTGTCTTTACATGGACATCAAGTGAAGAGATTGGAAGTTTCAGCCTTTATGTGCGAGTTCATTGACTCGTTGCGATggggaaaacaaaagtaaacataaAAAGGTAGCCCTTACCACATACTCCAGCTCCAACGCGTCTTGAATTCCAATCGCACTGAAAAATGCTGGATGCGCCTGGATAACAGTGCGGATTTTCCAGCAACAGTGGACGACTGGATGAGGAATTGACCCGATCCATCCATTGAACATAACGACCTCCAGTAAAACCCATCTGCCGACAGGTCGTTTCATAATCCGTCACGGTCCAGCTATTTCAGGTGTAGGAgggaaaaggggaaaagaaaaaaggaaagttaTGATTATGAATAAATGCAATTCAACAGCATCCGGCTGTTTTATTACGCCCTTCTACGGCTTACTTCCTCGAGTTGGTGCAAACGGAACGCCATTCACCCAAATGGTAGATCTGCAAACGGCCAGACAATGGGGTTGGTCCATCGACTAACCGGACATCGGGCAACAACCGTGCAGGGCCCGTTTCCACGGCGTTCATCACAATCCTAGCGTCTGCATTGCCCTAAAATAAGCAGACGAACcagaaaaacaaagcaaaacaaatgaaaggtGAATCAATTGTTGACAGAGAGATTTCAGTGAGTCATTCGACTTCCGTCTGCATTTATTGCGTGATCACATGAATTTACTCAGATGATTGTGTTATCAGTTTGCATAATGACACAAAACCATGTGGCAGCAAATGCAAAGCTTTTTCCTCTTTAAAATCAAAGTTCACCTTCACGCTTGTTGGCTTTTCTCACGCCAAACACATTTTCATTTGGTTTAGGACGTTCACCTTCTTAAATTCGGTCATGTGCATGGTACCAAGACTAAATCGTCTAAATTAATCCATATTTTGTCGAGCTTAACATAAAAAGATTGGAAGAAAAAGATCCTGGTTCAACATGATCTGGCAACGTTTGTAAATTCGCAGAATTCTTTTCACCCATACTGTATGATcgatcaaaaatgaaattttaagtGGGTCATTCAAATTACACCTTTCAACTATTGAACTGAAGACAAAGCAACGTCTAGTgcgccacaaaaaaaaaacccttagGATTCAAACctgaaaatgcaaaaagaaacataCCTTGGCTATGAGGGCACCTTTGACGAGAATGCCTGCACCAGGATAAAAATTGATGACGACTCCCGACTCAATATTCAGTGAGCCAGTTTTTTCGATTTGAATAACATCACGAATATGGTAAGGACTGTGTGCTCTAGTCATAAAACGACTTCCCGTCACAGTTTCGTTGAAAACGGACTCACTAGCCGTTCGATGGCAAAGAATAACAATGGCCAAGAATGTGGTTGACCACCTTGCTAGGTGCAAGCGTTCGAGCTTCATTATCATTAAGTTTTTCTTGACGATTTAGGGATTCACCATGAATACATTTTCACAAGAGATCGAAAGATACACCACAAGATGTGGCAGAAACTAAATATATTGGAACTTCCCAACGAACAAAATTCCTGCAGGTTAGAAGGCGCACTGGTCGTTGGCAGCACTGTCAGGGCAACGGTTGAATATGAACTGCCCCGCCTCACAACATTTGAAACTCTCCCAAGTCGAATGCAACCACtccacctttttttccccaacgGCCTTAGCACATGAGAGAAGGCAAACGAAAAGATGAAAAGAGAACTCCCTTAGGGCGTTGTTAGTTACCTGTGGGAGTGAAAAAGAAGTTGGatgaaagaggaaaagaagaaaaaggaatggaGTTCAAGAAGAGCTGACTGTGCAGAACAATGGGGGATTTGGGGAGGCAGACGAAGCAGGTAGAAGAACTGGTCACGTGACCGATTAGGAATGCATGTGAGAAACGGGGGATAAATCAGGTAGAAATAACAAGCTGTTTGCGCCATCTTTTGCTTCCAAATTCAACTAGTGGTAAATAACATCTTGCTTCATTtgtttctaaaattttttcgATTGTATAGAAACTGTATTATTGTTGTTTACTACAACAATAAGGACTTAacttgtaaacagaaaaacaaTATAAATGTCCTTGTTTTCACAAAATTCTAAAGAGGACGGGATTGAAGTATTCAGGAAGAGGCAACCACGCTAAATGTCTTCACATCGCAAACAAAACAGCACAGTTAATGGGTTCCACAAAACTATTAAAAGTAATATGAGTTTGACTTGGATTTCTATAACAGAAAACTAAAGTACAGGCTGCcagtatttttcttttttcttttttttgtggtcaAATAAGTATTTTTGATCAGAGCTATATGGCATAAAGTATTAGAAGATAAAAGGAATTAAAGTGATGATCATTTAGCAGGATCTGTAAGACAACCAAAACAGTTACACAGGCTAGACCTAAGTCATATATAAACACACTATTTAAACACTGAAGGAGGCAGAAATGCATCTTGAGGATTATGCATTATCTTTCTTAAAGGCTACCAAATAAACTGGAGATAAGATTGATGGGCAGATCAAAAGAACCAACAAACTAGTGGTACTTATCAAGAGAAACTTGAAGTATTAATCCAGAGAAACTGAATGAGATGGTGAGGAATGATGACAAACAAGATAAAACTGAGTGACACTGGATGTTCAAACGCAAGTATTCGAATCATTTGTCAACCCGTTATAAATCTGTCCGGTTTCGTCTTCGTCGGTATCTAATGAAATAGAAACATTCTGAGAAGAAGATGAGGTTAAGATTAGAATAAAAAACCAACCTCCATTGTATTCCAGAACAAGACTGCTCATAGCATCCGTCACGGAGTCGGCAGCACTCATTAAATCTTGACGCCAATCGAAACTACCAGTGTTAAAATTGCGATTAGGATTTTCCATAGAAGAAACGACGATGGGTTGGTGAGATTCATGCTCGACTGACGGGCTTTTCCCTCGGCTCGGGGTCGACGAAGTGGATGGCGTGGAGCGTGGCGATAACTGCTGATTCTGGAATATCGATTTGGCAatggaaggaaaaacaaaaacaaagagtaTGGCGCCATGAAAGAGATTACATggaattgaatttcaaatactttAATCATTTTCATTAGCGATTCTAGCTGCACCATAAGCTGCTTGCGAGATTCCTGCAATCCATTCAACTGTTGCTCGAGTTCAGACTTCCTCTGTCGCAATACGCTCAATTCTTCCATTAGAGGATAAGGTCCGGTTATGGCCCCTTCATCCATTTCTTGTTCGCGGCTGCAAATatgaaattaaataaatcaatGCCATTTTAAAATCATGAGAAATACAATTGCTACATACCGAATACGAGCAATTTCTCTGAGGATTTCCTGATTTTTATTCTCAAGCTGTGCCAAAAGTTGATGTGCGCTGGTGCTACCTTCTTGCTCAGGACGAGGATCCTTCTGCCCTTCGGCCAATTTAGCCGCATAGCGAGCAATCAAACCATGTTCGTCGTCTCCCCGTTGCCATGAACGACCTAAGCTTTCGGTGTTGTTTGGCATTTGGCTAGTCTTCCAGGTATCGTTGCCGCCCAACAGAGAAGCGTTACGCTCCAACGTAGCTGAGGGcgttgaactaaaaaaaacacacaaaaaaacataggttatatcaaaagaaaaaatttacagaTATGATTAAAGTTGTAAGGAGATTTAAAAGACGCAGAATAAAAAGgcttcccataccgggaatcgaacccgagcctcctgggtgaaagccaggtatcctagccactagaccatatgggatATATATAAGGTTTTATCTTACATGTAAGTGACTGTTACGGGTCTCTCAGGCCCCTCGAGCGTTCGCCAAACTCTGGAGCGATTTTGGTCGTGGCTGTCGGATGTCGGACTTCTAACGCATTGAAGAGAACGCCTCAGTGATGCCGAAAAGATCGATTCCTTTGGCGTTTTCTATATTGAATGCCAAAAAATTTGATAAATCAGTGTTCATGATGAATCAACAATGAAGGTAGCTAGCCAATCTAAAACAAATGGTCATTGTACCTCTTCTGCTGCCTGATGCATCAGGAAGCGTGAATAAACAAATAAGCATTGGGGTATAAAATGGCGTATATGTAAAGATATTTCACTATCTAGGACTAGACTGCTTGGGTAAATACGTGTTTGCAACTTACTGGCGTATGATGCTCGCGGATCTCATGGTCAGCATTATGAGATTCGGAAAATGAAAGTCCACGCCAGAAACATTCTTGACACTGATGACTCCAGGCCGAAGGACATTTGGTGCACTTGTATCGTAAACCACTGAAGCGGGTGCGTCCACAGGAGACGCATTCCACGGGATGAACAACTAAGCAATTAAGAcggaaattcaaaaaagaaaatacaatcTCATCTTTTTAGGGCACCTCACACGACGTTCTTCAACATTACCATTTTCAGCAGCGGCTATGCGATGGATAAGTGGGAGCCACACTAACGATGGAGCGGCTGCAGGGTCACCCAAAAGTACATCAAGGAATTCATTTACACTCACTTTGGAACCCTAAACAAAAACACAGTGTAAAGTTTGAGtatgaaatattttttaaatgaaatgaattGCCAGCATAGGATAAATACATTTGGAAAGATTTCCTGTGCCATTGCAGGTCTGTAATGAAATGAGGGATCTTCTCCAACTGCAGCTGTAAGAACAAAACACTGACGCATAAAATCTTCAAACTTAGCAACAACAAGCTGTCCATTTGAGTCTGACATCTGAGAAAATGCATCTGGAAAGAAATGTAACTGGATTACATACAGAATTATGCATATTGGTGATCAAGTAGACATACAACGAAGCTTATCTGCCAATTTTCCACCACAAAGCACGGCTAAAACCATTTTAATTGTAAAGACAGGAATTCTATCAGTGTCTTCATTTCTGTAAATTAAAAAAGTTAATGTAATGATTTGGGCCAACTAGAATAATTACTTACAAGCTGTAAACAGACATGATCCACTTAATAAGGTACATGGAAGCAGGATCAACATGAAGCTG
Proteins encoded in this region:
- the LOC116921641 gene encoding dystrobrevin beta isoform X1 yields the protein MEQNKLDKLDLANDIHTQNFDVIRLASYRTAVKFRFIQRRTHLHLIDVWNLIEAFRENGLNSVEPYTPMTLSRLETLVNTLYVHLNKRVPIGQQLHVDPASMYLIKWIMSVYSLNEDTDRIPVFTIKMVLAVLCGGKLADKLRYAFSQMSDSNGQLVVAKFEDFMRQCFVLTAAVGEDPSFHYRPAMAQEIFPNGSKVSVNEFLDVLLGDPAAAPSLVWLPLIHRIAAAENVVHPVECVSCGRTRFSGLRYKCTKCPSAWSHQCQECFWRGLSFSESHNADHEIREHHTPAAEEKTPKESIFSASLRRSLQCVRSPTSDSHDQNRSRVWRTLEGPERPVTVTYISTPSATLERNASLLGGNDTWKTSQMPNNTESLGRSWQRGDDEHGLIARYAAKLAEGQKDPRPEQEGSTSAHQLLAQLENKNQEILREIARIRREQEMDEGAITGPYPLMEELSVLRQRKSELEQQLNGLQESRKQLMVQLESLMKMIKNQQLSPRSTPSTSSTPSRGKSPSVEHESHQPIVVSSMENPNRNFNTGSFDWRQDLMSAADSVTDAMSSLVLEYNGDTDEDETGQIYNGLTNDSNTCV
- the LOC116921641 gene encoding dystrobrevin beta isoform X2 yields the protein MEQNKLDKLDLANDIHTQNFDVIRLASYRTAVKFRFIQRRTHLHLIDVWNLIEAFRENGLNSVEPYTPMTLSRLETLVNTLYVHLNKRVPIGQQLHVDPASMYLIKWIMSVYSLNEDTDRIPVFTIKMVLAVLCGGKLADKLRYAFSQMSDSNGQLVVAKFEDFMRQCFVLTAAVGEDPSFHYRPAMAQEIFPNGSKVSVNEFLDVLLGDPAAAPSLVWLPLIHRIAAAENVVHPVECVSCGRTRFSGLRYKCTKCPSAWSHQCQECFWRGLSFSESHNADHEIREHHTPKTPKESIFSASLRRSLQCVRSPTSDSHDQNRSRVWRTLEGPERPVTVTYISTPSATLERNASLLGGNDTWKTSQMPNNTESLGRSWQRGDDEHGLIARYAAKLAEGQKDPRPEQEGSTSAHQLLAQLENKNQEILREIARIRREQEMDEGAITGPYPLMEELSVLRQRKSELEQQLNGLQESRKQLMVQLESLMKMIKNQQLSPRSTPSTSSTPSRGKSPSVEHESHQPIVVSSMENPNRNFNTGSFDWRQDLMSAADSVTDAMSSLVLEYNGDTDEDETGQIYNGLTNDSNTCV